Proteins from one Triticum aestivum cultivar Chinese Spring chromosome 7A, IWGSC CS RefSeq v2.1, whole genome shotgun sequence genomic window:
- the LOC123152099 gene encoding peptide methionine sulfoxide reductase A5 yields the protein MARASPPAAAAFLWALACLVAAASGARLTVRAGGEGLTVRAGGGAPATAVFALGSFWRSEAAFGCLHGVLRTSVGYAGGSKANPEYRNLADHAECVKIEYDPRLIQYKQLLDVFWASHDPREVFGQGPDVGNQYRSVIFTNGTLEARLAALTKEREQAKDRSSVITTKIQPLGAFYPAEPEHQKFELKRKPFLVQLIGNLPEEELLSSTLAAKLNAYAAELCPPKTQKKISSKIDEIAKKGWPILRDI from the exons ATGGCCCGCGCGTCCCCCCCCGCCGCGGCCGCCTTCCTATGGGCGCTCGCGTGCCTCGTGGCGGCGGCCTCGGGCGCGCGGCTCACCGTCCGCGCCGGGGGCGAGGGCCTCACGGTCCGCGCCGGCGGGGGCGCGCCGGCCACCGCGGTGTTCGCGCTGGGCAGCTTCTGGCGCTCCGAGGCGGCCTTCGGGTGCCTCCACGGCGTGCTCCGCACCTCCGTCGGCTACGCCGGCGGCTCCAAGGCCAACCCCGAGTACCGCAACCTCGCCGACCACGCCGAGTGCGTCAAG ATCGAATATGATCCCCGGCTGATTCAGTACAAGCAGCTTTTGGACGTGTTCTGGGCAAGCCATGATCCACGGGAGGTCTTTGGACAAGGACCAGATGTTGGCAACCAATATAG ATCCGTCATTTTCACGAATGGAACCCTCGAGGCTAGATTGGCTGCTCTTACCAAAGAGAGGGAACAAGCCAAGGACCGCAGCAGCGTTATCACCACAAAGATCCAACCGTTGGGGGCATTTTATCCAGCTGAACCAGAACATCAG AAATTCGAGCTGAAGCGCAAGCCTTTCCTGGTGCAACTGATCGGGAACCTGCCAGAAGAGGAGCTCCTGTCATCGACACTGGCCGCGAAGCTGAACGCATATGCAGCCGAGCTCTGTCCTCCAAAGACCCAGAAGAAGATAAGCTCCAAGATCGATGAGATTGCCAAGAAAGGTTGGCCCATCCTACGCGACATTTAG
- the LOC123153502 gene encoding pentatricopeptide repeat-containing protein At2g35030, mitochondrial, with amino-acid sequence MAGRAALRRLRSPRLQLASTFSYHSAAATDAFIHVQDPNRRIAELAAAGRVPDARRLFDRTPDRDVVSWTAMVAAYARQGQLREASALFHRPDARQNVVTWTALLSGYARARRVDEARALFDRMPERNVVSWNTMLEAYASAGRTGAARALFDSMPVRDAGSWNILLAALVRSGTMDEARKLFERMPERNVMSWTTMVAGLARSGSVDEARALFDGMPERNVVSWNAMISGYARNLRIDEALDLFMNMPERDVASWNIMITGFIQNKDLKKAQELFDEMPKRNVVSWTTMMNGCLQGNESEMALQVFNGMLVDGIRPNQVTFLGAVDACSNLAGLSEGQQVHQMICKTPFQFDNFIESSLMNLYAKCGEIRLARKVFDLSGEKDVISWNGIIAAYAHHGAGVEAIALYEKMQENGYKPNDVTYVGLLSACSHSGLVDEGLRIFEYMAKDTSIAVRDEHYTCLIDLCSRAGRLDDAKRLINGLKLKPTSSTVWSALLGGCNAHGNESIGDLAARNLLEAEPDNAGTYTLLSNIYASAGKWKEAAKIRSKMNDRGLKKQPGCSWIELANKVHVFVARDKSHSESELIYSLLQDIHHMMRMAGSDPRDQMLLIDEDLVDLQV; translated from the coding sequence ATGGCAGGTCGGGCCGCGCTGCGCCGCCTCCGCTCACCGCGGCTCCAACTCGCCTCCACATTCTCCTACCacagcgccgccgccaccgacgcgttCATCCATGTCCAGGACCCGAACCGCCGCATCGCGGAGCTGGCCGCCGCGGGGCGCGTCCCCGACGCCCGCAGGCTGTTCGACCGGACGCCGGACCGGGACGTGGTGTCCTGGACGGCGATGGTCGCGGCGTACGCGCGCCAGGGCCAGCTCCGCGAGGCCAGCGCGCTGTTCCACCGCCCCGACGCGCGCCAGAACGTGGTCACCTGGACGGCGCTCCTCTCCGGCTACGCGCGGGCGCGCCGCGTCGACGAGGCCAGGGCGCTGTTCGACCGGATGCCCGAGAGGAACGTCGTGTCGTGGAACACGATGCTGGAGGCCTACGCCTCCGCCGGCCGCACGGGGGCCGCGCGCGCGCTGTTCGACAGCATGCCCGTGAGGGACGCCGGCTCCTGGAACATCCTTCTGGCCGCGCTGGTGCGGTCTGGGACCATGGACGAGGCACGGAAGCTGTTTGAGAGAATGCCCGAGAGGAATGTGATGTCGTGGACGACGATGGTCGCCGGCCTTGCACGGAGCGGAAGCGTGGATGAGGCTCGAGCGCTGTTTGATGGCATGCCGGAGAGGAATGTCGTTTCCTGGAATGCCATGATCTCCGGATACGCCCGGAACCTCAGGATTGACGAAGCCCTTGATTTGTTCATGAATATGCCCGAGAGGGACGTGGCTTCTTGGAACATTATGATCACCGGTTTTATCCAGAACAAAGATTTGAAGAAGGCACAAGAACTCTTTGACGAGATGCCTAAACGGAATGTAGTCAGCTGGACTACTATGATGAATGGTTGCTTGCAAGGTAATGAGAGTGAAATGGCACTGCAGGTATTTAACGGTATGCTCGTTGATGGGATCAGACCAAATCAGGTGACGTTTTTGGGTGCGGTTGATGCGTGCAGCAATCTTGCCGGACTCAGTGAAGGGCAGCAGGTGCATCAGATGATATGCAAAACACCATTTCAGTTTGATAATTTTATCGAGTCCAGCCTCATGAATTTATATGCCAAATGTGGCGAAATTAGGTTGGCAAGGAAGGTGTTTGATCTCTCAGGGGAGAAGGACGTAATATCTTGGAATGGCATTATTGCAGCATATGCACATCATGGGGCTGGTGTAGAAGCTATAGCTTTGTATGAAAAGATGCAAGAAAATGGGTATAAGCCTAATGATGTCACATACGTGGGACTGCTCTCAGCATGTAGCCACTCTGGTTTGGTCGACGAAGGGCTTAGGATATTTGAATACATGGCAAAGGATACGTCCATTGCAGTGCGGGATGAGCACTACACTTGCTTGATTGATCTCTGTAGCCGAGCCGGACGACTTGATGATGCCAAAAGATTAATCAACGGTCTTAAACTTAAGCCTACATCAAGTACTGTATGGAGTGCCCTTCTAGGTGGGTGTAACGCACATGGAAATGAAAGTATCGGTGATTTGGCAGCAAGAAATCTCTTAGAAGCAGAACCTGATAATGCTGGAACTTACACCCTCTTGTCTAACATTTATGCTTCTGCTGGTAAGTGGAAAGAAGCAGCAAAGATTCGATCTAAGATGAATGATAGAGGACTAAAGAAGCAGCCAGGATGTAGTTGGATTGAGCTGGCAAATAAGGTACATGTATTTGTAGCACGTGACAAGTCCCACAGCGAGTCTGAGTTGATTTATAGTCTGCTGCAAGATATTCATCACATGATGAGGATGGCTGGCAGTGATCCCAGGGACCAGATGCTGCTTATAGATGAGGATCTTGTGGATCTTCAAGTATAA